The following are encoded together in the Humulus lupulus chromosome 5, drHumLupu1.1, whole genome shotgun sequence genome:
- the LOC133777637 gene encoding protein PSK SIMULATOR 1 yields MALETWLIKVKTAISSKFDVVRSSSAPAHPKSSAMKKSNVGVLAFEIAGLMSKLIHLWQLLSDKNMIRLRNDSISLDGVRKIISNDEAFLLALACAEIVENVRLLAKSVSRIGKRCDDVNLWNFDRCFRDFADSGRDPHAWVLSLKDMEVKNKKMDRYVTVTAALYREIDELSVMEGGLRKLALQMGQNDVVSHETTGSSGNSKLEQKITDLQQKILWQRQEVKYLKERSLWNRSFDTVTSVLVRSIFTLLARTKLVFGLGVQYPPSSLPRSLSASAAVHPSESDHQNPSSLDTCHFVSGPLMKRSSTKIDNDDGDEDDDQKKTIKDSATDVNNGFFESNSKLLKPPPLTTLGAAGLALHYANLIIVMEKMIKSPQLVGVDARDDLYSMLPNSIRSSLRSRLRGVGFSASDPVLAGEWREALGRILAWLSPLAHNMIKWQSERSFEQQNLVPKTNVLLLQTLFFANKEKTEAAITELLVGLNYIWRFEREMTAKALFECHINNNLNGLLMNNNLQSSSS; encoded by the coding sequence ATGGCGCTTGAGACTTGGCTGATCAAGGTCAAGACCGCCATATCCAGCAAATTCGACGTCGTTCGATCCTCATCAGCTCCGGCTCACCCCAAATCATCAGCAATGAAGAAATCAAACGTCGGCGTTTTGGCATTTGAGATCGCCGGGCTCATGTCCAAGCTCATCCATCTATGGCAACTTCTTTCCGATAAGAACATGATTCGTCTTCGTAACGACTCAATCTCACTCGACGGAGTTCGCAAGATCATCTCCAACGACGAAGCTTTTCTCCTCGCCCTCGCCTGCGCTGAGATCGTCGAAAACGTCCGCCTCCTCGCTAAGTCCGTCTCCCGAATCGGCAAGCGATGTGACGACGTTAATCTCTGGAATTTCGACCGCTGTTTCAGAGATTTCGCCGATTCCGGTCGAGACCCTCACGCCTGGGTTCTCTCTCTCAAAGACATGGAGGTCAAGAACAAGAAGATGGACCGTTACGTTACTGTAACGGCTGCTCTTTACAGAGAGATCGATGAGCTCTCGGTTATGGAAGGTGGGTTGAGGAAGTTAGCGTTGCAGATGGGTCAAAACGACGTCGTTTCTCATGAAACCACCGGGAGTAGTGGTAACAGTAAATTAGAGCAGAAGATTACGGATCTTCAGCAAAAGATTTTGTGGCAAAGACAAGAGGTGAAGTACTTGAAAGAGAGGTCCCTCTGGAACCGAAGCTTTGATACCGTTACTTCCGTTCTCGTCAGATCCATTTTCACCCTTTTAGCTAGAACCAAGCTTGTTTTTGGTTTAGGAGTACAGTACCCGCCTTCTTCTTTGCCTCGTAGTCTCTCGGCTTCTGCAGCGGTTCACCCATCTGAGTCTGACCATCAAAATCCATCCAGTCTAGACACGTGTCATTTCGTGTCTGGACCGTTGATGAAGCGCTCCTCCACGAAGATCGACAACGACGACGGCGACGAAGACGATGATCAGAAGAAGACGATCAAAGATTCCGCCACCGATGTTAATAATGGGTTTTTCGAGTCGAACTCGAAGCTACTGAAGCCTCCGCCACTGACGACGCTAGGGGCGGCGGGGCTGGCGCTCCACTACGCGAACTTGATCATAGTGATGGAGAAGATGATCAAGTCACCGCAGTTGGTCGGCGTGGACGCGAGGGACGACCTATACTCGATGCTACCAAACAGCATAAGATCGTCGTTGAGGTCTCGATTGAGAGGGGTCGGATTCTCGGCGAGCGATCCAGTCCTGGCCGGAGAGTGGCGGGAAGCGTTGGGACGAATCTTGGCTTGGCTTTCTCCATTGGCTCACAACATGATAAAGTGGCAAAGCGAGAGGAGCTTTGAGCAACAGAACTTGGTACCCAAAACGAATGTTCTTCTCTTACAGACTCTATTCTTCGCCAACAAGGAGAAGACCGAAGCCGCCATAACCGAATTGCTTGTGGGACTCAATTACATCTGGAGGTTCGAGAGAGAGATGACCGCTAAGGCCTTGTTCGAATGCCACATTAATAATAATCTTAATGGGTTGCTCATGAATAACAATTTGCAGAGTTCTAGCTCATGA